The Chlorocebus sabaeus isolate Y175 chromosome 11, mChlSab1.0.hap1, whole genome shotgun sequence genomic interval ATTCCTCTAAAGTAAAGTGATATGATATATACCAATTTTAACCTATAAATGAGTTTTTAGTAAAACTGCCAGAGAAATTTGTATACTGGTCAAACTAgagaaatttagtttttaatccCCCAAAAATGACTTgaagtagaatttttttctttactatgtaTCAAATTCGTATAACTAGGAAGAGGTACATATGCTCTCCTACTAGggaaatataacatatatattagcTGGATAatgatttacatttatatttttgcacCTTTATAAAATTTGATAAACTTCTAGAATGcttgtttttatatgtttaacaATGTAAAAGTtgttcatcaattttttttaactcctagcATTACAGAAATTCTACAAAACTGGTTTTCTAGGCTCACAGGTAAATGTAACCAGAAAAAGCCCTAAACAAACTTATGGAATATAGATGGATCAATTTCTtagtacagtcatgtgccacatgacattttggtcaacaataGATTGCATATGTgatagtggtcccataagattataatggagtttAAAagttcctattgcctagtgatgttATAGCCATCCTAACATTGTAGCACAACACATTACTCACGTGTTTgcggtgatgctggtgtaaacaaacttaCCACACTGCCAGTTGTATAATGGTACAACACCTACAATTATACACCATACTTAATACTTGATAATGGTAATAAGTGActattactggtttatgtatttactatactatttattgttattttagtgtACTCCttctatttactttaaaaaaaaaaaagttaactataaACAGCCTTGGataggtccttcaggaggtattccaaaAGTTattataggagatgacagctccatgtgtgttactgcccctgaagacctttccagtgggacaagatgtggaaaTGAAGACAATGATATTGATggtcctgaccctgtgtaggcctaggctaatgtgcaTGCATGTCTTAGTTTTTAGTAAGAAAGTttaatgagtaaaaaaaaataaaaaaatttaaatatggaaaaaaacTTATTACAGAATAaggatacaaagaaagaaaaattttgtatAGCTGTATaatgtgtgttttaagctgtattacaaaagtcaaaatgttaggaaaactttaaaagtttatttaaaaagttacagtaaagtaaggttaatttattactgaacaagaaattaaaaaaaaataaacttagggTAGCCCAAGTGTACATTTAtacacacaaaatttaccattgtgTTAACAATTGCCTGTAGTCATTACCACAGTTACACACCGTACAGATTTGTATCCCTGGGGCAAGAGACTGTACTATATATCCCAGGTGTATAGTAGGTTATACCACcaaggtttgtgtaagtatactctatgatgtttgcacaatgacaaaatcacctaacaatgtaTTTCTTAGAaagtatccctgtcattaagagACATATGACTATATATAACAATTAATTCCTTCCTATCTTTATGTATTCATTTCCTGCATGTTAAACTCTTCATATAAACAGGTTAAATAACActaactgaaattattttattttacctaaagaaaaagtcatttttaaaacaaagatgatttttgaaacaaaattcCCTCTGACAACAATTTTTGTCAGAAAAATGCATTAAATGAATAACAGAATTTCTATTTGCTTTCtgggtattttctttctttaatgagacctttctccaaaaataaacatatcctcaaaaaaattctgccaaaataaaattcttcaaatGCAACAACATTTAACCTAGAAACACGACATAATGGTTTAAAAGTACTactgaaatagaaaattcaaaaatgagtTGCCctgttctttgtgtgtgtgtgtatatatatgtgtgtatatacacaacagtggggaaaaaaatccccaCATCTCTTGAATTCTAAATGTTAACATGTGCTCAGAATTGAAGAGAAATTTTCAACGTAGAAAGAAACCAAAGCCAAAAGCAGTATCAAGGACACTGTAAGAAGCAATGCCCTCTCAAGAGACAAAAACATTTACTAaatacatattgttttatttcctaGTATAGCATAATTGAGAGAAAAACTGATACATTAAACGACATAACAGTTAGGATTTTGCAGAAAATAGATCTGTATTTATTTCAGTGTTACTTACCTGTCTTGTCTTTGCTGATGTTTCAATAAAAGGAATTCCGTAACTTCTTGCTAAGTCCTGAGCCTGTTTTGTGTCTACTGTTCTAGAAGGCAAATCACATTTATTTCCTACTAGGACCATAGGTACATCTTCAGAGTCCTTAACTCTTTTAATTTGTtctctgggaaagaaaaaaaagttatagcaGAGGCATCAGTAACACAAGTATCTTTCAAAACCTGTCCATAACTTTTGTCATAAAATTTGGGTGAAAGAAAACAGTGTAATTCCTGGTTTCCACTATAccaaattttccttccttcctttactaattatttttttctttacctttttaaagagaaaccttgtctctctctcacaAGATCAAATACCTAGTAGTAAAACTATAACCTAATAGGTTAATATGCAGGTAGATCATAATAGTAAAACAGAAACTACTGAAAAATTCTAGACCCAAAGTGCTATATAACAGACtataattttagaaacatatgTTAAATgtgtaaagataaaaaatatttttacaaaaaccTGAATTAAAGCATTAACATAATTTTCATattactgtctcaaaaaacaaagttgaCAAGTAGATTTTGATTTCTAGGTAGAAAACGCTGAAGTTACTACACCACTTATTCCATTAAAAGCCCTTCTACATGTTAATCATTTTCAATATAACAAGTGCATAAACTCTAAATTTGGGGTGAAATTATATTCCCTCACAATTTTAGGTGACTTTCAAAGATGCAGCACAAAAGAAGGAGCAGAGCAGACAACAGAGTCAGAATTGGCTCAAATTCCCAGTTCCTCCACTATTAGCTGGGTAAGCTTGGATAATAGAGGTGAAATTTGGTAACTCCTCTATAAAAATACTACCACTACCACCCACCCGAATGTCTTCTGCTCTATTACTAGACTACACAGTAAACATGCTGTAACAATGTTCTTAAGTAAAATGTTAAACTTCTTATAACTAAGGCTAACTCATTATTACATGACATAGCCAATGAGTAATTTATTTGCTTAATATGTAGTTTTAGGAAAACTAAACCCTCAAAGAAGCagaatataaaatagtacaataatgattattttaatagttttatgcAGCTTTGTCAGATTTAAGAAAACTGTAATGCCCGAATTCTTCAATctttcaaaacttttattttttaaaatgtataatgccACTCTTTATCCAATCCAGGCAATTCTACACTATACACATGATTGCTTTTAAGAATGTTAAAGTAACACCATCTCAAATCaccttttcatattcttttttatggttttcctttttaatgatgcATCTAAAAAGTTTAAAGTCTTGCTTTTTCAGTGTAGTAGAGTCAAGAGTACAGGAGGTTCTGGAGTCAAACAGGcctaggtttgaatcccagcacACCACTACTGATGCAGTCCGGAGTAAGCTACTCCACTGCTCTAATCCCCCAAGAACTTCATTTATAAAGCAGGGATATTACCTAcctcacaaaaattattttaatatttttattagatattATATGCATGGCATTAGCAAAgactcaataaataaaaactataattacTCCTTAATGTCAACTTACTATATTCAATTTAAACCCACCTATAATGGTGAATATCTTCAAATGATTTAGTATTATTTATGGCAAATACACAAAGAAAGCCCTCCCCAGTCCTCATGTACTGGTCCCTCATTGCACTGTACTCCTCTTGACCTGCTGTGTCGAGAATATCcaagagacaggtttctccatcaATTACTACTTGCTTCCTGTAGGAATCCTGAGAAGGGAGAAACACAGTCTGGATTATTACAGTGcaccttttactttaaaaaaggtGTTAtatacaactcaacaacaacaaaaaatccaatttaaaaacgGGCAAAGGACTTGCCAAAGACAGTGCTCCAAAGATGACGGACAAATGGCCACTAAGCACCTGAAAAGCTGCTCAACATCATCAATCgtcaggaaaataaaatcaaaaccatgagatgCTACCACATACCCGTTAGAATtggctattaataaaaaacaaaacaaaaaccctcaaaaaacggAAAATAAGTGTTAGCAAGGATACAGACACTGAAAtctttgtgcattgctggtgggaatgtaaaatggtgatgccattgtggaaaacagtggtagttcctcaaaaagtcaaacacagaattaccatatgatcagTAATTCCATTCCTAAGTATATAATCAACAGAACCgaaaacagggactcaaacagatacctGTACACCGATGTTCgcagcagcactatttataatacaCAAAATGTAGAAATAACTTATGTGTCTGTTAacggatgaatgaacaaaatgtagtatatacatacagtggaacattattcagccataaaaaggaataacatTTCATATAGGTTGAGCATTAATGCAGgttaatccaaaaatctgaaatccaaaatgctccaaaatctgtaACTTTTAGAGCCTGACATGATGCTAAAAAGAAATACTCACTAGAGCatttgattttggatttttttttttctttcatctttttttttttttggagagatagtgtcttatgttgctcaggctggtgttgaactcctgggctcaagtgatcctcctgccttggccacccaaaatggtgggattacaagcatgagccactgggctccatctgattttggatttttggatta includes:
- the KRAS gene encoding GTPase KRas isoform X1, whose protein sequence is MTEYKLVVVGAGGVGKSALTIQLIQNHFVDEYDPTIEDSYRKQVVIDGETCLLDILDTAGQEEYSAMRDQYMRTGEGFLCVFAINNTKSFEDIHHYREQIKRVKDSEDVPMVLVGNKCDLPSRTVDTKQAQDLARSYGIPFIETSAKTRQRVEDAFYTLVREIRQYRLKKISKEEKTPGCVKIKKCIIM
- the KRAS gene encoding GTPase KRas isoform X2, producing MTEYKLVVVGAGGVGKSALTIQLIQNHFVDEYDPTIEDSYRKQVVIDGETCLLDILDTAGQEEYSAMRDQYMRTGEGFLCVFAINNTKSFEDIHHYREQIKRVKDSEDVPMVLVGNKCDLPSRTVDTKQAQDLARSYGIPFIETSAKTRQGVDDAFYTLVREIRKHKEKMSKDGKKKKKKSKTKCVIM